The genomic interval ctgctgctcatccgcacagtcgttactggtaaacatcccttaagtctacttaaggccgttctcaaatttccacgagctccgtgaattttgagaacTAAATTGCttacatccattcgtgttgtataagtgccagaggtatcacttaaggtgatatttatcggcttgtgtgacacattgtttgaaagccgcttccctacTCCCTCACGCTAACTGGTACCGaggacccactagtactgcttcagggtcttgtcggtaagttactcgtggcctccctacttcctcggagtcgccggtgccgaaccccccttggagtcttcagggcttgtcggcagGGCCGCTTCGTGACTATGGGTTGCTCTAGTCaggtgaggtagaaataccaataggcctgaagacctcagccctgattccggttgggacggacttACTGCCCGGCTTAAAGCAGTGcgggggggctaatcaaaccctcgtcagtccccgaggacactacctacggaggtagaagtgagtgtaccagtgctagcttcgttcactggtgtagggtcatactaacgaagtccgctatagtatacagcgaaggacccgaacaCATAAGTAGTAATTTTCAAGAACCTCTATACCGTTTTGGCTTCTCAGGCCACTATGGTTCCTGCCACCCGGCAAATGACAAGTGTAGCCGTCTATGCCCATTTTCTGGACAATGTACTCCTTCTTCCCCAAGGACATCCTATTCGTCTTGCCTTTGATCAACAAGGATATGAATCGGCTGACAATCTCTTGTGCATCTTTGAGAACGAACTCGACTCTCTTGAGTACACTCCTCCTGCCATTCCTGACGGTCCCGAAAATCCGTCACGCATCCCTCTAATCATGGCACATCGACAGATCATACGTCACTTCCTACGTTGGCAAGCATCCTTAAAAGACCAAAAGGGGGCTCCTTTGAAGAACTCCGAGCTCGTTGCACTCAACAACGAGGACTTTGTCCTGTACCGTCGGTCAGCACTTGGCCAGGTTTCGACGGCCACTGCACCTGCCACTGTTCCCCCGACTGTTCAGAGTCCCACAGGAAAGACACGTTCGGCTGTCGAGGATTTCAAGCGTGGGATAAAACGTGATAAAACTCACTATCCTGTGCTCAAAGATGACCGATACTGGGACAACTTCTATCGTTCgtttgttgttactgccgTAACACATAACGTTGACAAGGTTCTAGACCCAAACTACATTCCTACcgatcctttggaaaagtcccTCTTTGAAGAACAGAACAAGTTTGTATATTCTGCTCTAGAGCATACTCTTCAGACGGACATGGGAAAGAACATTGTCCGTGAGCACAGTTTTGATTTCAATGCCcaagaagttttccgtaaaATCGTGAAACATTATACGGAGTCAGCCAGCGCAAAGATCAGTTCGTCTACTACTCTGGGGTATCTCACAACTGCAAAATACGGATCGTCATGGACAGGTACAGCAGAAGGATTTATTCTCCACTGGAAGAATCACTTGCGTATTTACAATGACACTGTACCTACTGGTGAGCAACTTCCTCAGCAATTGTGCCttagtcttttggagaatgctgttCATGATGTACCTGAACTCCGACAGGTTAAAATCACAGCAACACTCGACTTAGCCAAAGGTGGTAGTCCCATTAGCTACGATAGTTACCTCAGTCTCCTCCTTGCATCGGCATCGCTCTACGACAACGGTAATAATCTATCTAATTCTCGCAgtggcaagaacaagcgcAATATCTATACTACTGAACTAGCCTATCATCCGACGGATTTTGAAAGCGAACCAGATGTAGACTATGATATAGATGTGTCACCGACTGCCATATACGAAGCCAATGCCCACGTCCGTAACAACAGTACCCGTAACCGTCCCCTGGCAACTAATCGCGAACGACCTTACATTCCTCGTGAAATGTGGAATTTGCTCTCTGATGATTCCAAGGCCATCCTCCAAGGTTTGGCTGCACCCGGCAAGCAGGCACCATTAAATGGTAGCCCGCCTCATCAAACGCTGCAGGCCAATACACACGAGACCATTGGCACGGAACATACCGCAACGGACaccttccatgattgcgcACCTGAAACTGAATTACTCGCACATCTTACTGAGCGTGTCAGTCGCATGAGCAGCGGTGATATTCGTAAGGTACTCGCCGCATCACGTGACGTATCAGAAAAGCCCAAATCACTGCAATCTAACGTACTGCAATACCAAGTCTCTCGTCATACTACCAACGAGACTTCTGCATCCCTTGTTGACCGTGGCGCTAACGGAGGGCTTGCGGGTGGTGATGTCATTGTCCTGCTCAAAACAGGACGTTCGGCAAACATCACAGGTATCAACGATCATACCTTGCCAAACTTGGACATCGTCACTGCCGCTGGATGTGTTGAATCCCAAAATGGGCCCATCATTCTCATTATGAACCAGTATGCTCATCTGGGGAAGGGTAAAACCATTCATTCAAGTGCGCAGTTGGAACACTATCGTAATCATGTCGAAGACCGTTCACGCACGGTAGGGGGTAATCAGCGCATTGTCACTTTAGATGACTATATCATTCCCCTCCATATTCGACAGGGACTTCCATACATGGACATGCGACGCCCCACTGATGCTGAACTAGCGTCCCTCCCGCATGTTGTCCTAACCTCAGACGTCGATTGGGACCCCTCTGTACTCGACAATGAAATTGACCTTGCGACTTCATGGTACGATGGCATCCATGACTTGCCCCAGCCCCCATACGTTGAACCACGTTTTGATCATACAGGCCAATACCTTCACCGTCACATTTCTCTATGCGACTACCGTGATGACGCCATTGCACGTATCATGCAGTGCCAACAGCATCACGTCA from Phaeodactylum tricornutum CCAP 1055/1 chromosome 11, complete sequence carries:
- a CDS encoding predicted protein, with product MVPATRQMTSVAVYAHFLDNVLLLPQGHPIRLAFDQQGYESADNLLCIFENELDSLEYTPPAIPDGPENPSRIPLIMAHRQIIRHFLRWQASLKDQKGAPLKNSELVALNNEDFVLYRRSALGQVSTATAPATVPPTVQSPTGKTRSAVEDFKRGIKRDKTHYPVLKDDRYWDNFYRSFVVTAVTHNVDKVLDPNYIPTDPLEKSLFEEQNKFVYSALEHTLQTDMGKNIVREHSFDFNAQEVFRKIVKHYTESASAKISSSTTLGYLTTAKYGSSWTGTAEGFILHWKNHLRIYNDTVPTGEQLPQQLCLSLLENAVHDVPELRQVKITATLDLAKGGSPISYDSYLSLLLASASLYDNGNNLSNSRSGKNKRNIYTTELAYHPTDFESEPDVDYDIDVSPTAIYEANAHVRNNSTRNRPLATNRERPYIPREMWNLLSDDSKAILQGLAAPGKQAPLNGSPPHQTLQANTHETIGTEHTATDTFHDCAPETELLAHLTERVSRMSSGDIRKVLAASRDVSEKPKSLQSNVLQYQVSRHTTNETSASLVDRGANGGLAGGDVIVLLKTGRSANITGINDHTLPNLDIVTAAGCVESQNGPIILIMNQYAHLGKGKTIHSSAQLEHYRNHVEDRSRTVGGNQRIVTLDDYIIPLHIRQGLPYMDMRRPTDAELASLPHVVLTSDVDWDPSVLDNEIDLATSWYDGIHDLPQPPYVEPRFDHTGQYLHRHISLCDYRDDAIARIMQCQQHHVTRNVHDYEALRPCFGWVSADTVRKTIMATTQHAREVYHAPLRKHFKSRFPALNVHRHNEPVATDTIWSDTPAVDNGAKFAQLFVGRRSLVTDAYPMKTDKEFVNTLEDHIRFRGAMDKLISDRAQVEISKKVTDITRAYNIDQWQSEPNHQHQNFAERRIATIEANTNNILNLTGAPDNTWLLCVTYVCYVFNHLAHESLDHRTPLEVLTGSTPDISVLLQFHFWEPVYYRIEDATFPSGGTEQQGHFVGIADSVGDALTYKILNDRTNRILYRSSVRSAAISGQTNLRLASQDGENGPKPINFIKSRRTENQNSYAIKELPGFTPDDLIGRTAFSGTNHP